The following are from one region of the Cytobacillus firmus genome:
- a CDS encoding sensor histidine kinase, whose product MFMKNNKRTTLLRYWTTRYLFTLVIGLIILAAGSMWWIRHTTLENRLNLLQYVADETAGRVVQQDGGIEFDPFFNRMLEERAKLLEFKFDPQVFISDLNGQILYQKSGRMQRNNRSGPNLGTLPADLLENQKNVQKLETQDGQDVYAVKSEISFDSNQAGWVVVVQSADDLTNVNQEYSLLFIMLTGLGLLGWSVIYFLSRKISRPIQEVAQAASKVSEGDYKIELKARANEEEIHNLIISFKEMTERLMHLEKLRAELLAGVTHDLKTPVTSISGLIQAVRDDVVSGEEREEFLDISLKEVGRLQKMIEDLLDFNSLSSGAFSIRPENCDMNKLVQDIVRQWALAQKGHFHYRVEVPSETICRSTDPYRLQQIMINLLNNAYHAIDEDGSITVILSESFIDVHDTGSGIAEEEQPFIFERFYRGEQKKLKVRGLGLGLPFSKLLAGALNANLILKESSAKGSTFTIKWEEEG is encoded by the coding sequence ATGTTTATGAAAAATAACAAAAGAACAACACTGCTCCGCTATTGGACAACCCGCTATTTATTTACACTTGTCATCGGACTTATCATACTGGCAGCAGGATCTATGTGGTGGATCAGGCATACAACTCTTGAAAACCGGCTGAATTTGCTGCAGTATGTTGCTGATGAAACAGCGGGGCGTGTCGTACAGCAGGACGGCGGCATCGAATTTGATCCATTTTTTAACAGAATGCTGGAGGAAAGAGCGAAGCTGCTGGAATTTAAGTTTGATCCCCAGGTTTTTATAAGTGATTTAAATGGCCAGATATTATATCAAAAATCTGGACGTATGCAGAGAAATAACCGGTCTGGCCCCAATCTCGGGACTCTGCCTGCAGATTTGCTTGAGAACCAAAAGAACGTTCAAAAGCTGGAGACACAGGATGGGCAAGACGTATACGCAGTCAAGTCGGAAATATCATTCGATAGTAACCAGGCAGGATGGGTCGTGGTGGTCCAAAGCGCAGATGATTTGACGAACGTAAATCAGGAATATTCCTTGTTATTTATCATGCTCACAGGATTGGGTCTTCTCGGATGGAGTGTCATTTATTTTCTTTCCAGGAAAATTTCGAGACCCATTCAGGAAGTTGCTCAAGCTGCCTCGAAGGTCAGTGAAGGTGACTATAAAATTGAACTGAAAGCCAGGGCCAATGAGGAAGAGATTCATAATTTAATCATATCGTTTAAAGAAATGACAGAGCGGCTTATGCACCTTGAAAAACTTAGGGCAGAATTGCTGGCTGGGGTCACACATGATTTGAAAACGCCTGTCACATCTATAAGCGGTCTAATTCAGGCAGTGCGTGATGATGTTGTAAGCGGGGAAGAAAGAGAGGAATTTCTTGATATTTCTTTAAAAGAAGTCGGCCGTTTGCAGAAAATGATTGAGGACTTGCTCGATTTTAATTCGCTATCTTCCGGTGCTTTTTCAATCAGGCCCGAAAACTGTGATATGAATAAGCTCGTGCAGGATATTGTAAGGCAATGGGCACTGGCACAGAAAGGCCATTTTCATTATCGTGTGGAAGTGCCCTCTGAAACCATCTGCAGATCAACAGACCCGTACCGTCTGCAGCAGATTATGATTAATTTATTGAATAATGCTTATCATGCCATTGATGAAGATGGCAGCATTACTGTTATTTTAAGTGAAAGTTTTATTGATGTTCATGATACTGGTTCAGGAATAGCGGAAGAGGAGCAGCCTTTTATTTTTGAGCGTTTTTACAGGGGTGAACAGAAGAAGCTGAAAGTACGAGGGCTTGGCTTGGGGCTTCCATTCAGCAAACTGCTTGCAGGTGCTTTGAACGCAAATTTAATTTTAAAAGAAAGTTCGGCAAAAGGCAGTACATTTACGATTAAGTGGGAAGAAGAAGGGTAG
- a CDS encoding flavodoxin family protein: protein MTINALVLNCTLKKSSEPSNTGALIDEVIKFFDKTEVETEVITAADFKIGYGITSEAVDQEDEWPDIFKKVEEADILILGSPIWLGEQSSITTKVIERLYGGSSLTNEKGQYIYYNKVGGVVVTGNEDGAKHVSRSVLYSLSHMGFTIPPNVDTYWVGEAGPGPSFIEAKGYENDFTRQHAKIMAYNLIHFARMLKAHPIPAEGNIVKG from the coding sequence ATGACAATTAATGCTTTAGTATTAAACTGTACGCTAAAAAAGAGCAGTGAACCCTCCAATACCGGTGCACTTATAGATGAGGTTATTAAATTTTTTGATAAAACGGAAGTGGAAACAGAGGTGATTACAGCAGCAGACTTTAAGATTGGATACGGCATAACTTCTGAAGCTGTGGATCAGGAGGATGAATGGCCGGATATTTTTAAGAAGGTTGAAGAGGCAGATATCCTTATCCTTGGTTCTCCCATCTGGCTTGGCGAGCAAAGCAGCATCACCACTAAAGTGATCGAAAGATTATATGGAGGGAGCAGTCTGACCAATGAAAAAGGCCAGTATATTTATTACAACAAGGTTGGCGGCGTAGTGGTGACTGGCAATGAAGATGGAGCCAAACATGTTTCGCGTTCTGTGCTATATTCACTCTCCCATATGGGATTCACCATACCGCCAAACGTTGACACCTATTGGGTTGGAGAGGCTGGTCCCGGCCCATCCTTTATTGAAGCAAAGGGCTATGAAAATGACTTCACAAGACAGCATGCCAAAATAATGGCCTATAATTTAATCCATTTTGCTAGAATGTTAAAAGCTCATCCGATACCTGCAGAAGGAAATATCGTTAAAGGCTAG
- a CDS encoding response regulator transcription factor yields MKKILVAEDELAISRVLSAYLQREGFEVLTAYDGTNALEQFFSHSPHLVILDIMMPGMDGWSVLEKIREKSACPVIMLTALGDIDYKLKGLNTGADDYISKPFIGDEVVARVNAVLRRSSNMYTDEHIKQYGSLTINFEAHTIFLNGKELSFTPRDLSLLLFLAERPNRTFTRDQLIEHVWGMDYDGSDRAVDLAVKRIRQALTDWPETEGEIRTLRGMGYQFHVYEK; encoded by the coding sequence ATGAAAAAGATCCTTGTGGCAGAAGATGAATTGGCTATTTCCAGGGTTTTGAGCGCCTACTTGCAGCGAGAAGGGTTTGAAGTTCTGACAGCATATGACGGCACCAATGCCCTTGAGCAATTTTTCAGTCACTCCCCCCACCTTGTGATCCTGGATATTATGATGCCTGGCATGGATGGATGGAGTGTCCTTGAAAAAATTCGTGAAAAAAGCGCATGTCCTGTCATCATGCTTACAGCACTGGGGGATATCGATTACAAGCTGAAGGGCTTGAATACAGGTGCGGATGATTATATTTCAAAGCCTTTTATTGGGGATGAGGTTGTTGCACGTGTGAACGCCGTATTACGGCGATCATCAAATATGTACACGGATGAGCATATAAAACAATATGGAAGCTTAACGATAAATTTTGAAGCGCATACCATTTTTCTGAATGGCAAGGAGTTAAGTTTTACTCCGCGAGACTTATCACTGCTGCTGTTTTTGGCTGAAAGGCCTAACAGAACTTTCACCAGGGATCAGTTGATTGAACATGTCTGGGGAATGGATTATGACGGAAGCGACCGTGCTGTCGATTTGGCCGTAAAGAGAATACGGCAGGCATTAACGGACTGGCCGGAAACAGAAGGTGAAATAAGGACGCTCAGAGGAATGGGGTACCAATTCCATGTTTATGAAAAATAA
- a CDS encoding toprim domain-containing protein: MKELFVCEKPSVARDLAATISGGYKEGEGHYIGNDGKLYTFAFGHLVNCVSPESINEEWGWKGNVNKLPFFIKNIPLTLIDNPGVKKQYRTITALMKQSDLVYIATDAGREGEHIFRKIYSLSGV; this comes from the coding sequence ATGAAGGAACTATTTGTTTGTGAAAAACCAAGTGTAGCGAGAGACTTAGCAGCAACCATTTCAGGAGGTTATAAAGAAGGGGAAGGACATTATATCGGAAACGATGGAAAACTTTATACATTCGCTTTTGGCCACCTGGTTAATTGTGTAAGTCCGGAATCTATAAACGAAGAATGGGGATGGAAGGGTAATGTTAACAAGCTGCCTTTTTTCATCAAGAATATTCCTTTAACTTTAATTGACAATCCAGGAGTCAAAAAGCAATACAGGACGATCACAGCCCTTATGAAACAATCAGATTTAGTTTATATTGCGACTGATGCTGGAAGAGAAGGAGAACACATCTTTCGAAAAATCTACTCGTTAAGTGGGGTCTAA
- a CDS encoding VOC family protein: MIYEMTIQFRVLDMKKGLWWYETLLNKKPDFIPHEGFAEWELITGCWLQIAEGTPSIGSGPIRLGVPDLEQERERLITELKITPFDIHTRKEVPVKWATFSDPWGNRIGYFEYIAKHERETQIKKVIKNGLGR; the protein is encoded by the coding sequence ATGATTTATGAAATGACGATTCAATTCAGGGTGCTGGACATGAAAAAGGGATTGTGGTGGTACGAAACTTTGCTTAATAAAAAACCTGATTTCATTCCGCATGAAGGATTTGCAGAGTGGGAACTCATCACTGGGTGCTGGCTTCAGATAGCTGAGGGTACCCCCAGTATAGGAAGCGGTCCAATTAGACTGGGTGTGCCTGATCTTGAACAGGAACGTGAAAGGCTGATCACAGAATTAAAAATAACACCATTTGATATTCATACGAGGAAAGAAGTCCCTGTTAAGTGGGCAACATTCTCGGATCCCTGGGGAAATAGAATTGGATATTTTGAATATATCGCTAAGCATGAAAGGGAAACTCAAATAAAAAAGGTAATCAAAAATGGACTGGGGAGATGA
- a CDS encoding NAD(P)H-dependent oxidoreductase: protein MREKETLKEDILNAYQFRHATKEFDPNKHIPEEDFRFILETGRLSPSSFGFEPWRFVVVQNEELREKIKNASWGAFGKLPESSHFVLVLARTKKDTKYDSRYLQDHFRNTLEMPEEMLEKYLQRIEEFQKSDFDLLEGDRPLFDWACKQSYIALGNMMTAAAQIGIDSCPIEGFDIEKMNKLLGEEGLLEDGSFGLSVMCAFGYRVKDPRPKTRRPFDDIVKWID, encoded by the coding sequence TTGCGTGAAAAGGAAACTTTAAAGGAAGACATTCTGAATGCCTATCAATTCAGGCATGCAACAAAGGAATTTGATCCAAATAAACATATACCGGAAGAAGATTTTCGATTTATATTGGAGACAGGCCGTCTGTCACCAAGTTCATTTGGTTTTGAACCATGGCGTTTTGTGGTTGTTCAGAACGAGGAGCTTCGTGAGAAAATTAAGAATGCCTCCTGGGGAGCATTCGGTAAACTGCCTGAATCAAGCCACTTTGTCTTAGTCCTGGCAAGAACGAAAAAAGATACAAAGTATGATTCCCGGTATCTGCAGGATCATTTTAGAAATACTCTGGAGATGCCGGAAGAAATGCTGGAAAAATATTTGCAGCGGATTGAGGAATTCCAGAAGTCTGATTTTGATCTTCTGGAAGGAGACCGACCTCTCTTTGATTGGGCCTGTAAGCAAAGCTATATCGCACTGGGGAATATGATGACTGCTGCTGCACAAATTGGCATAGATTCCTGCCCGATTGAAGGTTTTGACATTGAAAAAATGAATAAGCTTCTGGGTGAGGAAGGTCTTCTTGAAGATGGAAGCTTCGGACTGTCGGTAATGTGTGCATTTGGGTACAGAGTGAAAGACCCAAGGCCGAAAACACGCAGACCTTTCGATGATATTGTAAAGTGGATTGATTAG
- a CDS encoding IS1182 family transposase → MYREYNTKQLVLPLDLQVRIPQQHLARLIDFAVDQMNPTIFSSLYPGGGSPPYHPQMMLKIILYAYSNRIYSSRQIAKQLTENIIFMWLSGEQQPNFRTINRFRSERMKDVIYETFFSIVDLLREEGYVKLEDYFLDGTKIEANANKYTFVWRKSTEKYDRKLDEKFKQLSLQIEQVTEEDEEAEQELDLMEKLEESPISSEKIAETVKKLEKRLEKEPKNKTLKKVKNQLEKDLLPRKQKYEQQKSTFEGRNSYSKTDQDATFMRMKEDHMKNGQLKHGYNVQIGTENQFVVGFSLHQRAGDPGCLIPHMEVLDKYNRPKPKSIIADSGYGSEENYAYCEKEEIEAYIKYNTFDKETKRKWKEQVGRIENMDYDAELDEWICKNGKRLTFQYESKRKSDNGYESIKRTYRCTQCQGCPFQLTCAKDKDTKTVQVSIGNQKQREEVRKRLASEDGARKYRNRKIDVEPVFGQIKHNRKFSRFSLRGLSKNSTDWGLICVAHNLKKWDERRKNTIKLETN, encoded by the coding sequence ATGTATAGAGAGTATAACACGAAACAACTAGTTCTTCCATTGGACCTTCAAGTACGAATCCCCCAACAACATCTTGCCCGTTTGATCGACTTCGCAGTCGATCAGATGAATCCTACTATCTTTTCATCTTTATATCCAGGAGGCGGAAGTCCTCCTTACCACCCTCAGATGATGTTGAAAATTATTCTTTATGCTTACTCAAACCGAATTTATTCTTCCCGTCAAATCGCTAAACAGCTAACAGAAAACATTATTTTCATGTGGCTTTCAGGTGAACAGCAGCCCAATTTCCGCACTATTAATCGGTTCCGATCTGAACGAATGAAAGATGTCATTTATGAAACCTTCTTTTCCATTGTCGACCTCTTGCGGGAAGAAGGATATGTAAAACTAGAGGATTACTTTCTGGATGGCACCAAAATAGAAGCTAATGCGAATAAGTATACCTTCGTCTGGCGAAAATCGACTGAGAAATATGATCGGAAATTGGATGAGAAATTTAAACAGCTTAGCCTTCAGATTGAGCAGGTTACAGAGGAAGACGAAGAGGCAGAACAGGAATTAGATCTAATGGAGAAGTTAGAAGAGTCTCCGATTTCTTCAGAAAAAATAGCTGAAACGGTAAAAAAATTGGAGAAACGTTTAGAAAAGGAACCGAAAAATAAGACCTTAAAAAAAGTAAAGAACCAATTGGAAAAAGACCTTCTGCCAAGAAAACAAAAATATGAACAGCAAAAATCGACCTTTGAGGGGAGAAATAGCTACTCTAAAACAGATCAGGACGCTACTTTCATGCGGATGAAAGAGGATCATATGAAAAACGGCCAGTTGAAACATGGCTACAACGTGCAAATCGGGACAGAAAACCAGTTCGTTGTTGGTTTTAGCCTGCATCAGCGTGCTGGAGATCCAGGTTGCCTTATTCCCCATATGGAGGTACTGGATAAATATAACCGTCCCAAGCCCAAGTCAATAATTGCCGACTCTGGATATGGGAGTGAAGAAAATTACGCTTATTGTGAAAAAGAAGAAATCGAAGCCTACATTAAATACAATACATTTGATAAAGAAACCAAGAGGAAATGGAAAGAACAAGTCGGAAGAATAGAAAACATGGATTACGATGCGGAGTTGGATGAATGGATTTGTAAGAACGGCAAGCGCCTTACTTTCCAATATGAGTCTAAAAGAAAATCAGATAATGGATATGAATCAATTAAAAGAACGTATCGCTGTACCCAGTGTCAAGGCTGTCCGTTTCAATTAACCTGTGCTAAAGATAAAGACACAAAGACCGTTCAGGTCTCCATCGGAAATCAAAAGCAGCGAGAGGAAGTCAGGAAGAGACTTGCCTCAGAAGATGGTGCTCGAAAGTACAGAAATCGAAAAATTGATGTCGAGCCAGTCTTTGGACAGATTAAACACAACCGAAAATTTAGCCGTTTTTCTCTAAGAGGCCTATCAAAAAACAGCACGGATTGGGGTCTTATTTGTGTTGCCCACAACTTAAAAAAGTGGGATGAACGGAGAAAAAACACGATAAAATTGGAAACAAACTAG
- a CDS encoding GNAT family N-acetyltransferase, whose product MKIRSIDHSESPPMNLLLLADPSIEFIEDYLSRGEIYIAELNGAVVGVYILLATRPGTCEIVNIAVSEKHQGEGIGRKLLQHAIELAFEGGNKTLEIGTGNSSIGQLALYQKCGFRITGVDRDFFVRHYKEDIHENGIHCRDMIRLSMDLQRKSPK is encoded by the coding sequence ATGAAGATTCGAAGTATAGACCATTCAGAGTCTCCGCCTATGAATCTGCTATTATTGGCAGATCCTTCAATTGAATTTATTGAGGATTATCTAAGTCGAGGGGAAATATATATTGCAGAACTAAACGGGGCAGTTGTCGGCGTTTATATCCTTCTTGCCACAAGGCCAGGAACCTGTGAGATAGTTAATATTGCCGTTAGTGAAAAACATCAGGGAGAGGGCATCGGCAGAAAACTTCTTCAGCATGCAATAGAGCTTGCTTTTGAAGGCGGAAATAAGACCCTTGAAATTGGTACGGGGAATTCCAGTATCGGGCAGCTGGCTCTTTACCAAAAATGCGGTTTTAGAATCACAGGGGTCGATAGAGATTTTTTTGTGCGGCATTACAAAGAAGATATTCATGAAAATGGAATTCATTGCCGGGATATGATCAGACTGTCTATGGATTTACAAAGAAAGTCCCCCAAATAA
- a CDS encoding alpha/beta fold hydrolase codes for MDHHFIEREEGFTLHYLEWIPAFENDSLPVICIHGNLSNGRMFRWIGEKLSQGKWGKPRRVISIDLRGCGDSGLPETGFTIRHLASDIEAVLQHAGIEIAHFISFSRGVPNTVQFAVDYPGKIKGFVVGDFPAKSFVMKKEWVENLIARYKVHQTWEELYQAISPNQEISPEEFAERKEEFYVKKVDGIHARVHKDLPIKLQMDSEDLDLTHGLDQIEEPVLLLRGEEKGTLIKEEEVQEFRRYHPSLKEELIAGAGHSVFDPKEQTESIFKDYFASLT; via the coding sequence ATGGATCATCATTTTATAGAAAGAGAGGAAGGCTTTACCCTTCATTATCTGGAATGGATACCTGCATTCGAGAATGACAGCCTTCCAGTAATATGCATTCATGGGAACCTTTCAAATGGAAGAATGTTCAGGTGGATTGGGGAAAAACTTTCTCAAGGAAAATGGGGAAAACCAAGACGGGTCATTTCAATTGATTTAAGAGGGTGCGGGGACAGCGGTCTTCCGGAGACCGGCTTTACAATCCGGCATCTGGCCAGTGATATTGAGGCGGTTCTCCAGCACGCCGGAATTGAGATAGCACACTTTATTTCATTTTCCAGGGGAGTCCCGAATACTGTGCAATTTGCAGTAGATTATCCGGGCAAAATAAAGGGTTTTGTGGTCGGGGACTTTCCTGCAAAAAGCTTTGTTATGAAAAAGGAATGGGTTGAAAACCTAATCGCCAGATATAAAGTTCATCAGACATGGGAGGAGCTTTATCAGGCTATCTCCCCTAATCAGGAAATCAGCCCGGAAGAATTTGCAGAAAGAAAGGAAGAATTCTATGTGAAAAAAGTAGATGGAATTCACGCAAGGGTTCATAAAGATCTCCCCATAAAACTTCAGATGGATTCAGAGGATTTGGACTTAACGCACGGACTGGATCAAATTGAAGAGCCGGTCCTTTTATTGCGCGGAGAGGAAAAAGGCACTCTGATAAAGGAAGAAGAGGTGCAGGAATTTAGAAGATATCACCCTTCATTAAAAGAAGAATTGATTGCAGGGGCAGGACATTCCGTTTTTGATCCGAAAGAACAAACAGAAAGTATTTTCAAAGATTATTTTGCTAGCTTGACATAA
- a CDS encoding AbrB/MazE/SpoVT family DNA-binding domain-containing protein, translated as MKSIGVVRKVDELGRVVLPIELRRVFNIEIKDPLEIFVENDKIILQKYNPGKACAITGEITPENKTFGNGELTLSPRGIEMLLQELNDYQLQR; from the coding sequence ATGAAAAGCATTGGTGTGGTTAGAAAAGTTGATGAATTAGGAAGAGTTGTTCTTCCCATTGAATTACGCAGAGTTTTTAATATAGAAATAAAAGATCCCTTAGAGATCTTTGTTGAAAACGATAAAATAATTCTCCAAAAATATAACCCTGGTAAAGCTTGTGCTATAACCGGAGAAATCACACCTGAAAATAAGACCTTTGGAAACGGAGAATTAACTTTAAGCCCTAGAGGGATTGAAATGTTACTTCAAGAATTGAACGACTATCAATTACAGCGTTAA
- a CDS encoding STAS domain-containing protein: MEANSSKYEINVNGSLFDWDLDEATFRFENDDVVVFWVNTAFKTLLDSIEEISGEKSAKLVLETAGYRTGKIVSKFYMESNKEKEDIINHLPNIYLTAGWGKTDIVSFCLKEKKAIVRVNSGWEYKINIAQKKKTEGSFLPGHWAGVLSGLFETNIWYKVRQSQVQGDQYSEYEFFESEITPSQNISAMIKERTQSAQKELEKEIAEQTRVLSEIIKESSSPIIPVIDSILVIPLVGRYEELRAEELLNRTLLNLPRYKAEYLILDLTALKSVDQYTLDFLKKFVRAASLLGSNCIFVGISPDLSLQIIESGNKETKIPCFSILQQGITFALDQLGLEISPKR, translated from the coding sequence ATGGAGGCTAACTCTTCCAAGTATGAAATAAATGTAAATGGATCTTTATTCGATTGGGATTTGGATGAGGCAACGTTTAGATTTGAGAATGACGATGTGGTGGTATTTTGGGTAAACACAGCTTTCAAGACACTGCTGGACTCCATTGAAGAAATTTCAGGTGAAAAGTCGGCCAAGCTTGTGCTGGAAACGGCCGGGTACCGTACAGGGAAAATTGTCAGCAAATTTTATATGGAATCGAATAAAGAAAAAGAAGACATTATCAATCATCTGCCCAATATTTATCTAACTGCCGGATGGGGAAAAACAGACATTGTTTCCTTCTGTCTCAAAGAAAAGAAAGCTATTGTACGTGTTAACAGCGGCTGGGAATATAAGATTAATATTGCTCAAAAGAAAAAAACAGAAGGCAGTTTTTTGCCTGGGCATTGGGCAGGGGTGTTAAGCGGGCTGTTCGAAACAAATATATGGTATAAAGTGAGGCAAAGCCAGGTCCAGGGGGATCAGTATTCCGAATACGAATTTTTTGAATCCGAAATCACACCTTCCCAGAATATCAGCGCAATGATAAAAGAGCGGACACAAAGCGCCCAGAAAGAGCTGGAAAAGGAAATTGCCGAGCAGACCAGAGTATTATCTGAAATTATTAAAGAGAGTTCTTCTCCTATTATACCCGTGATCGACTCCATTTTGGTCATCCCTTTGGTTGGAAGATATGAAGAGCTGCGGGCAGAGGAATTACTGAACAGAACATTACTGAATCTTCCCCGATATAAAGCTGAATATTTAATACTGGACTTAACCGCATTAAAAAGTGTAGATCAATATACTCTGGATTTCTTGAAGAAATTTGTCCGAGCCGCTTCCCTATTGGGCAGCAACTGCATATTTGTCGGGATTTCACCAGATCTTAGCCTCCAAATAATAGAGAGCGGAAATAAAGAAACGAAAATTCCGTGTTTTTCCATTCTGCAGCAGGGAATCACTTTCGCACTGGATCAATTGGGATTGGAGATTTCCCCTAAAAGATAA
- a CDS encoding type IA DNA topoisomerase — protein MTKEGIIKAFKNAKDGSHYEGLAAAGKLREESDLLIGMNSTMMVTKLSKSPKVLSLGRVQTPTLAMVVRRDKTIENFSKVVHYSISATAKNGAKYELVLDKDTHLTKGAAQSILKTLGSRTAFDMTVKTKEEKPNKLFDLTELQKFMNEKYKWSASHTLSTTQALYEKQYVTYPRTSSEYIANDSELPELLEKHSGHEWVQNILSKGYKIESSFVDPSKVTDHETIIITSKVASNLSGDEATLYNVIFTRFLAAFYPYAVKEEATATFLDQEYTFKAKETVLIELGWRELYGESLQEGSLKNSSLSDVGEYSLIQKETKPPKRYTEGTLLHDMKHAAKFLDQADDKKMMKAVEGIGTTATRDSIIEKLVQRGFIEKKKNQIISTTLGRELIEMMPEDFSLYSVKLTAFFETMLSQVEKGELKEETFYEELEGLLKRTAEEIKGNVKTLSSASNPAKESVAICPKCKKEIYENSKGYSCSGYKDGCKTTIWKNGLEKLGKKTITKNEADKLFSGKTIKVTLKSKQGKSYKADVVFNMDKNWIEFANK, from the coding sequence ATGACCAAGGAAGGGATTATCAAAGCATTCAAAAACGCTAAAGACGGATCACATTATGAAGGTTTAGCTGCGGCCGGAAAATTAAGAGAAGAATCGGACCTCCTTATTGGAATGAATAGTACCATGATGGTTACAAAATTAAGCAAAAGTCCTAAAGTACTTTCTTTAGGTCGGGTTCAGACTCCTACTCTGGCCATGGTAGTAAGGCGGGATAAAACTATAGAAAATTTCTCTAAGGTTGTTCATTATTCAATTTCTGCAACAGCTAAAAACGGAGCTAAATATGAGCTTGTATTGGATAAAGATACTCATTTAACGAAAGGGGCTGCACAATCCATTTTAAAAACTCTCGGAAGCCGTACGGCTTTTGATATGACTGTAAAAACAAAGGAAGAGAAGCCTAATAAATTGTTTGATTTAACTGAGCTTCAGAAGTTTATGAATGAAAAATATAAATGGAGTGCAAGCCATACATTAAGCACCACCCAAGCCTTATACGAAAAACAATATGTAACATATCCTCGTACTAGTTCGGAATACATTGCGAACGATTCGGAACTCCCTGAACTGCTTGAAAAACATTCTGGCCATGAATGGGTTCAAAACATTCTTTCAAAGGGGTATAAGATTGAATCTTCATTTGTAGATCCTTCGAAAGTAACAGATCATGAGACAATTATTATTACATCTAAAGTGGCCAGCAACCTTTCGGGGGATGAAGCAACACTATATAATGTGATTTTCACCAGATTTTTAGCAGCCTTTTATCCGTATGCTGTAAAAGAAGAAGCAACAGCTACTTTTTTAGATCAAGAATACACATTTAAGGCGAAAGAAACTGTACTAATTGAGCTTGGATGGAGAGAGCTTTATGGTGAATCTCTTCAGGAAGGTTCGTTGAAGAATTCTAGTTTAAGTGATGTAGGAGAATACTCTTTAATTCAAAAAGAAACAAAACCACCAAAGAGATATACTGAAGGAACTTTATTACATGATATGAAACACGCAGCTAAGTTCCTGGATCAAGCAGATGATAAAAAAATGATGAAAGCAGTTGAGGGGATTGGCACCACAGCAACTAGGGATAGCATTATCGAAAAGTTAGTGCAGCGTGGCTTTATTGAGAAAAAGAAAAACCAAATCATTTCAACAACACTTGGCCGAGAATTAATAGAAATGATGCCTGAAGATTTTTCCTTGTATAGTGTTAAGTTAACTGCATTTTTTGAAACAATGCTATCCCAAGTAGAAAAAGGAGAATTGAAAGAAGAAACCTTTTATGAAGAACTTGAAGGGCTTCTGAAACGAACTGCTGAAGAAATTAAAGGAAATGTAAAAACTCTTTCTTCAGCATCAAATCCAGCCAAAGAATCTGTTGCTATTTGCCCGAAATGCAAAAAGGAAATTTATGAAAATAGCAAAGGATACTCATGTTCAGGATATAAAGATGGGTGCAAAACAACTATTTGGAAAAATGGATTAGAGAAGTTAGGGAAAAAGACTATTACCAAAAATGAAGCTGATAAGCTCTTTTCTGGTAAAACCATTAAGGTGACACTGAAGTCAAAACAAGGAAAGTCATATAAGGCCGATGTGGTGTTCAATATGGATAAAAACTGGATTGAATTTGCAAATAAGTAA